One region of Drosophila kikkawai strain 14028-0561.14 chromosome 2R, DkikHiC1v2, whole genome shotgun sequence genomic DNA includes:
- the Vha100-3 gene encoding V-type proton ATPase 116 kDa subunit a 4 → MGKKLKLPKQAKVKSFFRSEDMELCQLLLHVDNAFDCLMELGHHGMVQFNNIYDEDRLLNNLYTKKVVQCHEYLRLVDSLHQQIIQLNVNEIFYPNVDREDRMRERDLRKYEDSLRRLHLEASTVMEHYQRMDTRRYRMMEQCFAITKANKFMTADRGSELLYSESTIGGLVQDASVGNNHVQYGSQLSYLLGTIRAEKFHSFELLVYRMCSFNVVMRFAEMPKPIMVYTSREPEKVRMFTVLMMSSSSTIWHKVLKICAQYQVHIHDCPSSANQRTARIKELTQEIRNIERVLKEAELMRRQVLEIAARDLFIVRVNLRKALRVYDLMNRLRLVGGVYEAKYLLAEVYLPVSELANVRDTLVNANRLSGGADRKISITDDKEEVNGNAPPLDESAPAENKQANNNAPPPLNETASGDRNSQRVDPMETLNFTTRPIMMKKTRTVNHMPPTFFRLNKFTRGFQALIDAYGNADYQELNPAPYTIITFPFLFAVMFGDMGHGILLILFALLMIWRAKQIEIEQVSAVSENEIMNILFAGRYIILLMGIFSVYMGFIYNIVLSKSMNLFGSSWSCRYNATTVSESIVELSFDPSSKNFYTGNPYPIGMDPVWVVCGQVSITTTNSLKMKMAIILGVSQMMFGLCLSAANCVLLKKYADLLLVVVPQMIFLVCLFCYLCFLIFFKWLTYGGLKEHPYTSSCAPSVLITFINMMLMKKESPNGDCPDGMFPGERTVEYVLVILALLAVPVLLAGKPLYIMRKRKKAKVEEEKILAEERRGKATRQPVKVMRSEIRYYFDETVSTEVFKDRSYDQEDELEMSEIWIHSCIHTIETVLGSISHTASYLRLWALSLAHDQLSEVLWHMILSKGLANNMPLYYGVPILMATFFFWATLTVAILLMMEGLSAFLHTLRLHWVEFQSKFFNGSGEIFRPFSFPPSNHRS, encoded by the exons ATGGGcaagaaattgaaattaccGAAGCAGGCAAAGGTCAAGTCCTTCTTTCGCAGCGAGGACATGGAACTGTGCCAGCTGCTCCTGCACGTGGACAATGCCTTCGACTGCCTAATGGAGCTGGGTCACCATGGCATGGTGCAGTTCAACAATATTTACGACGAGGACCGGCTGCTAAACAATCTCTACACGAAGAAGGTAGTCCAGTGCCATGAGTATCTGCGTCTGGTGGATAGCCTGCACCAGCAGATCATCCAGCTAAATGTTAATGAAATCTTCTATCCGAATGTGGATCGTGAGGATCGGATGCGGGAGCGGGATCTGCGTAAGTACGAGGACAGTTTGCGGCGCCTCCACTTGGAGGCCTCCACAGTGATGGAGCACTATCAGCGGATGGACACACGGCGGTATCGGATGATGGAGCAATGCTTTGCCATCACCAAGGCAAACAAGTTCATGACCGCGGACAGGGGCAGCGAGCTGCTGTACTCGGAGAGCACCATTGGGGGCCTGGTGCAGGATGCTTCAGTGGGGAACAACCATGTCCAGTATGGCTCTCAGCTCAGTTACTTGTTGGGAACCATACGGGCGGAAAAGTTCCATAGCTTTGAGCTGCTCGTTTACCGGATGTGCTCCTTCAATGTGGTCATGCGGTTTGCCGAAATGCCCAAACCCATCATGGTGTATACTTCGAGGGAGCCGGAAAAGGTGCGCATGTTTACAGTTCTGATGATGTCCAGCTCCTCGACGATTTGGCACAAGGTCCTCAAGATCTGTGCCCAATATCAAGTGCATATACACGATTGTCCCTCATCCGCCAATCAGCGTACGGCTCGGATCAAGGAGCTGACCCAGGAGATCAGGAACATCGAGAGAGTGCTCAAGGAGGCGGAGTTGATGCGCCGGCAGGTCCTCGAGATTGCCGCCCGGGATCTCTTCATAGTCCGCGTCAATCTGCGCAAGGCCCTGCGAGTCTATGACCTGATGAACCGCCTCCGTTTGGTGGGTGGCGTCTACGAGGCCAAGTATCTGCTGGCCGAGGTCTACCTGCCAGTCTCAGAGTTGGCCAACGTGCGGGATACCCTCGTGAATGCGAACAGATTGAGTGGAGGGGCAGACCGGAAAATATCAATCACAGATGATAAGGAAGAAGTTAATGGTAATGCCCCGCCTTTGGATGAATCTGCTCCAGCAGAAAATAAGCAAGCCAACAATAATGCCCCGCCACCTTTGAATGAAACCGCTTCAGGAGATAGAAACTCCCAGAGGGTAGATCCAATGGAAACCTTAAATTTTACCACTCGCCCCATTATGATGAAGAAGACACGCACGGTGAACCACATGCCGCCCACGTTCTTTCGGCTCAACAAGTTTACCAGGGGCTTTCAGGCCCTGATCGATGCCTATGGCAATGCGGACTACCAGGAGCTGAATCCTGCTCCATACACCATCATCACGTTTCCCTTTCTGTTTGCCGTTATGTTCGGGGACATGGGGCACGGCATCCTGTTGATTTTGTTTGCCTTGCTGATGATTTGGAGGGCCAAGCAAATCGAAATCGAGCAG GTAAGTGCCGTGtcagaaaatgaaataatgaaCATTCTATTCGCCGGCCGCTACATCATCCTGCTAATGGGCATCTTCTCCGTCTACATGGGCTTCATCTACAACATTGTACTGTCCAAGAGCATGAACCTGTTCGGCTCCAGCTGGAGCTGTCGCTACAATGCCACCACCGTGAGCGAAAGCATTGTCGAGCTGTCCTTCGATCCATCGAGCAAAAATTTCTACACGGGCAACCCGTATCCCATTGGCATGGATCCCGTGTGGGTGGTATGCGGCCAGGTCTCTATTACCACCACCAACTCGCTGAAAATGAAGATGGCCATCATCCTGGGCGTTAGCCAGATGATGTTCGGCCTGTGCCTGTCCGCCGCCAATTGTGTGCTGCTCAAGAAGTATGCAgacctgctgctggtggtggtgcccCAGATGATCTTCCTGGTGTGCCTGTTCTGCTACCTTTGCTTCCTCATCTTCTTTAAGTGGTTGACCTACGGCGGACTTAAGGAGCATCCATATACCTCATCCTGTGCTCCCTCCGTCCTCATAACTTTCATCAACATGATGCTGATGAAGAAGGAGTCGCCAAATGGAGATTGTCCCGATGGTATGTTTCCCGGCGAGCGGACGGTGGAGTACGTCCTGGTCATACTGGCCTTGCTTGCTGTACCCGTCCTGCTGGCGGGAAAGCCGCTATATATTATGCGCAAGAGGAAGAAGGCAAAGGTCGAGGAGGAGAAGATACTGGCCGAGGAGCGGAGGGGAAAGGCTACAAGGCAGCCGGTCAAGGTGATGCGCTCCGAGATCAGGTACTACTTCGATGAGACCGTTAGCACGGAGGTTTTCAAAGATCGTTCCTATGACCAAGAGGATGAGCTGGAAATGTCTGAGATCTGGATACATTCATGCATTCATACCATTGAAACGGTTCTGGGTTCCATTTCCCACACGGCATCCTATTTGCGTCTTTGGGCTCTTTCTTTGGCCCACGATCAGCTTTCCGAAGTCCTGTGGCACATGATTCTGTCGAAGGGATTGGCCAACAATATGCCCCTCTACTATGGCGTACCCATCCTCATGGCCACCTTCTTCTTTTGGGCCACACTCACGGTGGCCATCCTGCTGATGATGGAGGGACTGAGCGCCTTTCTGCACACCCTGCGCCTCCACTGGGTGGAGTTTCAGTCCAAGTTCTTTAACGGCTCCGGCGAGATCTTCAGGCCGTTCAGCTTTCCGCCCTCCAATCACAGGAGTTGA
- the LOC108082281 gene encoding uncharacterized protein, translating to MLNVSSALFWLCLLIFISDFSHSTFEFTNIKCNSLDTSFATFEYCLLKSVNRTYKYGSLKVKLLKVPVDKVKLNLALYKRLNGYKPFLYNVTFDVCKFIQNRNSNRVAAFIFNLFQPYSNINHSCPCNHDVVVDKVPTSHMNEQLTKILPFPPGDYGFYSIWFGNGKPRATVNVYGTLS from the exons ATGTTAAACGTATCATCTGCCCTGTTTTGGCTTTGTCTGCTAATTTTTATAAGCGATTTT agCCATTCAACATTTGAGTTTACAAACATCAAGTGCAACTCCTTGGACACATCATTTGCAACCTTTGAATATTGCCTGTTGAAGTCGGTGAATCGAACCTACAAATATGGATCATTGAAAGTGAAATTGCTTAAGGTGCCAGTGGATAAAGTAAAG cTGAATTTGGCTCTTTACAAGCGCTTGAATGGCTATAAGCCTTTTCTTTACAATGTCACCTTTGATGTCTgcaaatttatacaaaatcgTAACTCTAATCGAGTTGCCGCCTTTATTTTCAATCTATTTCAACCGTATTCCAATATCAATCATTCGTGTCCCTGTAAT CACGATGTAGTGGTGGACAAGGTCCCAACTTCGCACATGAACGAGCAACTCACAAAAATCTTGCCCTTTCCACCAGGAGATTATGGTTTCTATAGTATTTGGTTTGGCAATGGCAAACCAAGGGCCACTGTAAATGTTTATGGGACTTTgtcttga
- the sano gene encoding uncharacterized protein sano isoform X2 codes for MQSRKFHSKTFWHLNLKNATEFLPQRAQRDCLAKKQGITSRTRIEQQQQQQLAAILAQEQSNKEPK; via the exons ATGCAGAGTCGTAAATTCCATTCAAAAACTTTTTGGCACTTGAATCTCA AAAACGCTACTGAATTTTTGCCACAGAGAGCTCAACGTGATTGTTTGG CTAAAAAACAGGGTATTACAAGCCGAACAAGAATagaacagcagcaacagcagcaactggCAGCGATACTGGCCCAAGAGCAATCCAACAAAGAGCCAAAGTAA